A genomic stretch from Juglans microcarpa x Juglans regia isolate MS1-56 chromosome 3S, Jm3101_v1.0, whole genome shotgun sequence includes:
- the LOC121257957 gene encoding ultraviolet-B receptor UVR8: MEQNEKANRAIHDGEELQKIWSWGAGTDGQLGTGKLEDELLPQLLHLPSLTSSGPISLLACGGAHVIALSSGGRVLTWGRGTSGQLGHGEMVNSLYPMPVTSLQDYFITHVSAGWSHSGFVSDSGCLFTCGDGSFGQLGHGEHRSHCSPVRVSYFLNERVKQMACGMRHSLVLLEGSQVYAFGSGKRGQLGISMNRIKSVSLPEITHGLEHVKIISIAASGDHSAALSVDGHLYNWGRGFSGSPDSHFPQFSSSSFMFTRAALGWNHALALTGDAEVFMLGGNYHGVLGDLEKMRPANQLPDSREAILEKVAGLDGVKILQIAAGAEHSAVVTENGEIKTWGWGEHGQLGLGNTCDQTSPQAVSLSGNTNRAASFKVYCGSGFTFAIMHPCNLS; the protein is encoded by the exons ATGGAACAGAATGAAAAAGCAAATAGAGCAATTCACGACGGAGAAGAGCTACAAAAGATATGGAGTTGGGGAGCAGGAACTGACGGGCAGCTGGGCACTGGCAAGCTCGAAGACGAGCTCCTCCCTCAACTACTTCACCTTCCTTCTCTCACCTCTTCTGGACCCATCTCTCTTCTTGCCTGTGGCGGCGCTCACGTGATCGCCTTGTCCTCCG GTGGGAGGGTGCTGACTTGGGGAAGGGGTACGTCTGGTCAACTTGGCCATGGGGAAATGGTTAATAGCTTGTATCCTATGCCTGTCACTTCTTTGCAAGACTACTTTATTACCCATGTTTCTGCCGGCTGGAGCCACTCTGGTTTTGTTTCAG ATAGTGGGTGCCTTTTTACTTGTGGAGATGGCTCCTTTGGTCAGCTTGGGCATGGCGAACATCGCTCACATTGCTCTCCTGTAAGAGTCTCATACTTCTTGAATGAGCGTGTTAAACAAATGGCATGTGGCATGCGCCACTCGCTCGTCTTGTTGGAAG GATCTCAAGTTTATGCATTTGGGTCCGGGAAGCGTGGTCAACTAGGTATCTCCATGAATAGGATTAAATCTGTCAGTCTTCCTGAAATAACTCATGGATTGGAACATGTGAAAATTATTAGCATAGCTGCAAGTGGAGATCATAGTGCAGCATTATCTG TTGATGGGCATCTTTACAATTGGGGAAGAGGGTTCAGTGGCTCTCCAGATTCTCACTTTcctcaattttcttcttcatctttcatGTTTACTAGAGCCGCTCTTGGATGGAACCATGCATTAGCATTAACTG GTGATGCAGAAGTTTTTATGCTTGGTGGCAACTACCATGGAGTCCTTGGTGACCTTGAAAAAATGAGACCAGCAAACCAGTTACCTG ATTCAAGGGAAGCTATTCTGGAGAAAGTAGCTGGTCTTGATGGGGTAAAAATTCTGCAGATTGCAGCTGGAGCTGAGCACTCTGCTGTGGTAACAG AGAATGGAGAAATAAAAACATGGGGCTGGGGTGAACATGGCCAACTTGGCTTGGGGAATACTTGTGATCAAACTAGCCCTCAGGCAGTGAGTCTGAGCGGCAATACCAACAGAGCTGCGAGCTTCAAAGTTTATTGTGGAAGTGGGTTTACATTTGCCATAATGCATCCCTGCAACCTGTCCTAA
- the LOC121257958 gene encoding uncharacterized protein At1g27050-like, producing MGRNRKRDKPHLSRHVPTSSLAKRLRPLPHHPRQEEEEDVVDKPIAKPAPAPPLVVMGLPTDCSVLDVKSRFEIYGSISRIRIDGGGSAHVMYRAKDSAQDAFAAAQDPSLGISFDSKKVQVIWATDPLAQWRQGVGLGGNKDNGSSSSKLLRAEVPLSRHGRGNKLASAIVSTRSSNDGPSSVSEVPFRGREIVAYDDIL from the exons ATGGGCCGAAACCGAAAGCGGGACAAACCCCATCTCTCCCGCCATGTCCCGACCTCTTCCCTCGCCAAACGCCTGCGTCCTCTGCCTCACCATCCCCGtcaagaagaagaggaagacgtCGTCGACAAGCCCATCGCAAAGCCAGCTCCGGCACCGCCGCTTGTGGTGATGGGGCTCCCCACGGACTGCTCTGTCCTTGACGTCAAGTCCCGATTCGAAATCTATGGATCCATTTCCCGGATCCGCATCGACGGAGGTGGGTCCGCCCACGTCATGTACCGCGCCAAGGACTCCGCCCAAGACGCCTTTGCCGCTGCCCAAGACCCTTCTTTGGGCATCTCATTTGATTCCAAaaag GTACAGGTGATATGGGCAACCGATCCTCTTGCCCAATGGAGGCAAGGAGTTGGGCTTGGTGGTAACAAGGATAATGGCTCATCCTCGTCGAAGCTTTTGCGTGCCGAGGTACCTCTGAGCAGACATGGTAGAGGTAATAAACTTGCTTCAGCTATAGTGAGCACCAGGAGTAGTAATGATGGTCCTTCCAGTGTTTCAGAAGTACCTTTTAGAGGCCGAGAAATCGTTGCCTATGATGATATTCTGTAA